Proteins encoded by one window of bacterium:
- the thrS gene encoding threonine--tRNA ligase, with protein MMDEKLHAMRHSAAHVLAAAIQKLYPEAQFGVGPVIDNGFYYDVRTDQPLTESDLKQVEKEMRNIIRRNLPMKREEWSIDRAIDYFKEHKQPYKVELLQDLQQHGTTKLKDFKSEDLGLGNSDEKITTITIYKTGDFVDLCKGPHADSTGEVGAFKLNKLAGAYWRGDEKRDQLQRIYGLGFETQAQLDEYLQELEDVAKRDHRKLGQELDLFTFSDLVGPGLPLYTPRGTLVMESLKDALRQIGQKYGMQFVSIPHIAKRDLYEVSGHAAKFGNELFEVHSHFVQDFVMKPVNCPHHTQIYAARPRSYRDLPIRMAEMTMQYRDEKPGEIGGLTRTRGFTVDDGHVFCRVDQIQEEVKVLVRIIKEFYSGFGLWGKHWVSLSLRDPNNMDGYVGELSDWEEAERMLADLAREEALDAKPMPGEAAIYGPKLDFMFVDALGRERQLATIQLDFAMPKRFGLTYVDQSGAEQTPVMIHRAILGSFERFMAIIIEHYAGAFPVWLAPEQVRVLPVSEKYVEYGRTAFETLRSAGVRVEIDDTNESLGKRIRNAELFKVPYSLVVGEREAENSTVAVRKYGEGDQGVMKLDEFVAKITTEIKERTV; from the coding sequence CTGATGGATGAAAAATTACATGCGATGCGACATAGTGCGGCCCACGTCTTGGCTGCGGCAATCCAGAAGCTTTATCCTGAAGCTCAGTTCGGTGTTGGCCCGGTTATCGATAACGGCTTTTATTATGATGTACGCACCGATCAGCCGCTCACGGAGTCGGATCTCAAGCAGGTAGAAAAAGAGATGCGAAACATAATTCGACGTAATCTTCCGATGAAACGAGAAGAATGGAGTATTGATCGAGCAATAGATTATTTCAAAGAGCACAAGCAACCCTACAAAGTAGAATTGCTGCAAGATTTACAACAGCATGGTACAACGAAGCTCAAGGATTTCAAGAGCGAAGACCTTGGATTAGGTAATAGTGATGAAAAAATTACAACAATAACCATCTACAAGACAGGTGATTTTGTAGACCTCTGTAAGGGTCCTCATGCCGATTCTACAGGAGAAGTAGGTGCGTTTAAGCTCAATAAATTAGCAGGTGCATATTGGCGAGGGGACGAGAAACGAGATCAATTACAGCGCATATATGGTCTAGGCTTTGAGACGCAGGCTCAACTAGATGAGTATTTGCAAGAGCTAGAGGATGTCGCGAAGCGTGACCACCGAAAGCTTGGGCAAGAACTTGATCTGTTTACGTTTTCGGACTTGGTTGGACCGGGTCTACCGCTCTACACACCAAGGGGTACGTTGGTCATGGAGTCTCTTAAGGACGCATTACGCCAGATTGGTCAGAAATACGGCATGCAATTTGTATCTATCCCGCATATCGCCAAGCGAGATTTATACGAGGTATCTGGTCATGCGGCGAAGTTTGGTAATGAGTTGTTTGAGGTACATTCACATTTCGTGCAAGACTTCGTAATGAAGCCAGTGAACTGCCCACATCACACGCAAATCTATGCTGCTCGACCGAGAAGTTACCGCGATCTACCGATTCGTATGGCCGAGATGACCATGCAGTATCGTGATGAGAAGCCTGGTGAGATAGGTGGCCTTACTCGTACTCGCGGGTTTACCGTTGATGACGGGCATGTGTTCTGTCGAGTCGATCAAATCCAAGAAGAAGTGAAAGTACTGGTTCGAATAATAAAAGAGTTCTATTCAGGATTTGGTCTGTGGGGGAAGCATTGGGTATCGTTATCATTGCGCGATCCGAATAATATGGATGGCTATGTTGGCGAATTATCAGATTGGGAAGAGGCTGAGAGGATGCTCGCGGATCTCGCTCGAGAGGAGGCTCTTGATGCCAAGCCGATGCCTGGTGAGGCGGCTATTTATGGTCCGAAGTTAGATTTTATGTTTGTCGACGCGCTTGGTCGTGAGCGACAACTTGCTACTATTCAACTTGATTTTGCCATGCCAAAACGTTTCGGTCTCACGTACGTCGATCAGTCTGGGGCCGAGCAGACTCCTGTAATGATTCATCGTGCAATATTGGGTTCATTCGAGCGCTTTATGGCAATCATAATTGAGCATTACGCGGGTGCATTTCCGGTATGGCTAGCGCCAGAACAAGTCAGAGTCTTACCGGTATCAGAAAAGTATGTAGAGTATGGGCGTACCGCATTTGAGACCTTACGCTCAGCTGGAGTGCGCGTCGAAATAGACGATACGAATGAGTCACTTGGTAAACGAATACGTAACGCTGAGCTATTTAAGGTGCCGTATAGTCTTGTAGTTGGTGAGCGCGAAGCAGAAAACAGTACTGTGGCTGTAAGGAAATATGGCGAGGGCGACCAGGGAGTAATGAAACTTGATGAGTTTGTTGCAAAAATCACCACGGAAATCAAAGAGCGCACTGTTTAA
- a CDS encoding tRNA dimethylallyltransferase: MGQTASGKSALAMQIAKKHDGEIVCADSRTVYKGMDIGTAKPPKADQKKVQHYLLDIVDSSERMSAHDFVRLSKKALNSIWSRNKLPIVVGGSGMYIDALIFGYTFRNNDVVPLKRYEQMSLSQLQSEAKQRFGGVISEQDYKNPRRLQALLQRGFASNNDRSALNLDCLVLGLELSDGVLKERIRLRTKEMFTDGFTNEVKRLLKKYPPSAPGLQATGYREVVDGLENGLDKDKIAQAVERATWQLARKQRTWFRRNKHIQWMQSSDQAIREVSIYLEQSKLQ; encoded by the coding sequence GTGGGTCAGACAGCAAGCGGGAAGTCAGCGCTTGCTATGCAGATAGCTAAAAAGCATGACGGTGAGATAGTATGCGCTGATTCACGCACGGTTTATAAAGGCATGGATATTGGAACGGCTAAGCCGCCAAAAGCCGATCAGAAAAAAGTTCAGCATTATCTCCTAGACATAGTAGATTCCTCCGAGAGAATGTCGGCGCATGATTTTGTTCGATTATCAAAAAAAGCTTTAAATAGTATTTGGTCTCGAAATAAGTTGCCAATTGTTGTTGGTGGCAGTGGCATGTATATAGATGCACTGATATTTGGGTATACATTTCGTAATAATGATGTAGTGCCCCTTAAGAGATACGAACAAATGAGCCTTAGCCAATTACAGAGCGAGGCTAAGCAGCGGTTTGGTGGCGTGATTAGCGAACAGGATTACAAGAATCCACGCCGCTTACAGGCACTTCTGCAGCGAGGGTTTGCGAGTAATAATGATAGGTCGGCACTGAATCTTGATTGCCTTGTATTGGGTCTGGAATTATCTGATGGAGTATTAAAAGAACGGATCCGTTTGCGAACCAAGGAGATGTTTACAGACGGTTTCACAAATGAGGTGAAGCGATTGCTGAAAAAATATCCCCCGTCCGCACCAGGATTGCAGGCAACTGGTTATCGAGAGGTTGTCGATGGTCTAGAGAATGGTCTAGATAAGGATAAAATTGCTCAGGCTGTAGAGCGTGCGACTTGGCAGCTTGCACGCAAGCAGCGAACTTGGTTTCGTAGGAATAAACACATTCAATGGATGCAGTCGTCAGATCAGGCCATTCGAGAGGTGTCTATCTATCTCGAACAATCGAAGCTACAATAA
- a CDS encoding 50S ribosomal protein L25 — translation MVEFKLKAVERTQQGKQVRQLRKSGQVPGVVYGREVENRLVALDDLTFKRIYHQAGHSSLVELVLGDDKPVNVLIADVQTDHLGRILHADLHQVKMDEVVRANVPVKLIGDAPGVFNLGGTLVQPLEELEIEALPADLPQAIEVDIAGLENFDDSISVSDLKLDSKLVVLTDGHELICRVEAPRSDEEMAALEAEMGDELPEDLAEEKQAAETAAEESKEAKPGE, via the coding sequence ATGGTTGAATTTAAGTTAAAGGCTGTTGAGCGAACTCAGCAGGGCAAGCAAGTGCGACAACTGCGCAAATCTGGTCAGGTGCCGGGCGTTGTCTATGGTCGTGAGGTGGAGAATCGTCTGGTTGCTCTCGATGACCTTACTTTTAAGCGCATCTATCATCAGGCAGGCCACTCATCATTGGTAGAGTTGGTTCTTGGTGATGATAAGCCAGTTAATGTTCTGATCGCTGACGTTCAGACGGACCACCTTGGCAGGATTCTGCACGCAGATCTTCACCAGGTTAAGATGGATGAAGTCGTACGCGCCAATGTACCAGTGAAGCTTATTGGCGATGCTCCGGGTGTCTTCAATCTCGGCGGGACTCTCGTGCAGCCGCTTGAAGAACTTGAGATTGAGGCACTTCCAGCTGACCTCCCTCAGGCTATCGAGGTAGATATCGCAGGTCTCGAGAACTTCGACGATAGTATCTCGGTGTCAGATCTGAAGCTTGATAGTAAGCTCGTAGTCCTTACCGACGGGCACGAGCTCATTTGTCGCGTTGAGGCTCCACGCTCTGATGAAGAGATGGCCGCTCTCGAAGCTGAAATGGGCGACGAGCTGCCTGAGGATCTGGCAGAAGAGAAACAGGCTGCTGAAACCGCCGCTGAAGAGTCCAAAGAAGCCAAACCTGGCGAATAA